In Petrotoga sibirica DSM 13575, the genomic window CACCATTCTCATTGTAATCCCAAAAAGCAAAGTCTCTTTCAACTAATTCTTTGTTGGTAAGCGTGTTCACCAAAACTGTTTTGTATATCTCTCTTTCTCCGTCAACTATAGCCTTAACCGATGTATCGTAAACCCTATAGGCTTCTGAAAATTTTTTGAATATTGTTGAACTAGAGAGACGGAAGTTTTGACCTTTCAGCACCAAATTTAAAGACTTCAAATAATTTTGTCTCAATACAGAGTTGTAAAATGCTGAATTAGTGGAGGTAAGTGGATCAACTGGAGAATAAAAATACGTGTATCTGATTTCTCCATCTTTTTCAATGGCCATTATTGAATCATTTCCACTGGTTCCTAAACTTTCCGTGGGGCGTATTATTTTGTAAGTGGCATTGTTTACAGTTATTTGATCTCTTTCAACTGGGAACAATTCTGATTCGGCATATATTAGGTTACCTCTCGAATCGTACTCTAAAGTTACGGGTTTTTCGGATAAATACATATTTTTTTCGTCATATAAAAGTAATAAAAAGTCTTCGGTTGGTTTGTATTGCTCATCGTATCTGACGAATACTTTGAAATCATAGGTTTTAGGATTTTCCGGTTCAAAGTAGTACGTGGGATCTGTGAGGAGAGTATCAATAGCGTTAGTTCTAGTGAATAAATGTCCTGTCCCGTAATTGGTGAATGAGGTATCTATTGTATAATAAATTGGATATATAGTTAAAATAAAGAGAAAAAGCAGAGCAGGTAATGTATACCTATAGGGGTAAGCTTTTTTAGAAAAAATCGCCCAATCTGTCAATACAAGAAAAATACTTATAACTACGGCCAATCCATAGTTGGCAAGTATGAATAGAAGAAGTATTGCCCATACTAGGAGTGCATTCATCACCCCAATGAATATCCATATTAAAAACGTAGTGAATTTGTTCATGAGTGCCCCTCCCAAAAATTTTCGCTTTAAAAAAAGGAGAGGGGATAACCTCCCCTTTTTATTGGTTAAACTTGTTATATTTTAATCTTAAAAGATCAAAAATTTAAAGTTTTAAAGCAGCTTTTATCTTTGAAACGGCATCGTTAAGAGCATCTTCTGGTGTTTGTGTTCCGTTTATAATGTTGTTTAGAGCATCACTCATAGGTTGCCATACAGATTGCATTGCTGGTATATTAGGCATTGGTATACCCCCTGCGGCGCTTTCTGTAAAGGCAGCAACCATGTCACCAGGTACTGGCCCGCCTTGTTCATCTACTATTTTTGCTACATCCAATCTTGAAGGACCTCTCGGGTCAGCTATATAAAATTGATATATTCCTTCAGCTGTTGCTAAGTAATTGATTACAAATTCCATAGCAAACGCCTTGTTTTCTGATCTTGAATTGATCATCATTCCTTGCGAACCAACAAAAGGTCTCATCGGTTTACCTGGTTCAACCTCTATGCTTGTTAGTGGAACTACTCCAAAGTCTATACCCGCATTTATATATGTTTTTACGGACCATGGACCGTTTATCATCATCGCAATTAACCCATCTGTAAACATGGAATCCATAATAGTGTATCCCATACCTTGAGGCATTATACCTTCGTCGAAGAAACTTTTTAAAAGATATCCAGTTTTTATGGCTCCTTCATTGTTCAATCCAATATCGGTTATATCGTAACCAGTTTGAGGATCGTATCCAAACACATATGCACCGTATCCGCTAAAGAAACCATAAGTTTGATAAAAATCGTTAGGAACAACAGCAAAACCAACCGTTTCATCTGTTGTTAACTCTTTTGCTAAAGCCATTAGCTCGTCTATATTTGTTGGAACTTCATCGTCGCTTACATAATCCCTGTTGTATAATAATCCAACTGCTTCGATAGCGTAGGGCAATCCATACAATTTACCTTCATATGTGAATGCTTGAATTCCTGATGGAGCAAATTTGTCAAGTTCAATGGCAGATTTTGGAATAGGTTCGAGTAAACCATTTAATGCTAATTCTCCAACCCAATCATTAGCTCCGACTATTATATCAGGACCTTCTCCTGCCTGTGCTGCGGTTAGAAATTTTGACTTGATATCTCCGAAATTAACCATTTGTACTTCGACAACTATACCAGTGTCCCTAGTAAACTCCTGACCGATTCTTTTCATAAAATCAACTTGTTTTTCTGAAGACCAGACGGTTAACTTTTGTGAAAATAGCGAAAGTGCTCCTACCAACATTACCAAAGTTAAAATTAAACCTTTTTTCATCTTGATACCCCCTTTTGAGTGTTTTTTTCTTTATGGAAACGTTTTTACTAAAATAATTATAACAAATGAATGTACATTTTCCAATCATAATTATTGGTGATTAAAACCGATTAGAGGGGATTATCAAGAATTATTTCCGATTACAAGCGAAAATCTTAGTTTTTAAAAATTTTGCTCAAAAATTCAAATAGGATAAATGACAGTATCTTCTTTTTGAAAGCTCTCAGCCAAGTTTAGATCGATATTAAGAGAACGAACATATTTATTTTTTAAGAATTTTTTACCAACTTCTTTGAATAGAACATAGGTTAATAAGTCTTCTTCATTTTGAGCTAATATTCCTATTTCTTTTTTTGCTTTTTCTAGCTCTGGCTCCAAATCATCTGCCGGTTTATGATCGATGGGCTTTTCATTGTCCAAAGCTAATTTGTATAATTCTTTGTCTACTGGGGCAGGAGGTTTTCCATAAAGACCTTTCAAATAATTTTTTACTTCGTTGGTTATCATCGAATATCTTTTACCTGTTAATACATTTAGAACCGCTTGGACTCCGACGATTTGACTAGTAGGAGTTACCAAAGGAGGATATCCCAAATCCTTGCGAACCCTAGGTACTTCTTGTAGAACATCGTTTAATTTATCTTCCGCTTTTTGGAGTTTTAATTGAGAAATTAAATTAGAAAGCATACCTCCAGGGATTTGAGCATTTAATATTCTGGCATCTATTGATTCCATCTTGACGTCGTATTCACTGTATTTTGATCTTACTTTCCAAAAATGGTCAACCAATCTCATTATTGTTTTTGTGTTTACATCCAAGTCGTATGTGTAGACAAAGGGCTCAATGGCGGGTTCAGATGTGCCATTAGCAAAAGGGCTTAACGCTAAGTCTAGAATATCTGCACCGGCTTCTACTGCCGCAAAATAAGCCATAGAGGCAAGACCGGTTGTTGCATGAGAATGAATATCAACCGGGATGTCGAATTTCTTCTTGATTTCTTTTACCAAATCATATGCATCTTTTGGCTTTAACAAACCTGCCATGTCTTTTATAACAATTGAATCGACGCCCCTTTCTATTAATTCTTTTGTATAATTTAAATAATACTGTAGATTATGAACAGGACTAATGGTGTAACATATAGCTCCTTGAACGTGTATATTTCTTCTTTTTGCAACCTCTATGGATTTTTCCAAGTTGCGAATATCGTTTAAAGCATCGAAAACCCTTATGATGTCCATCTTGTAGTCGGCTACTTTGTTAACAAATAATTCTACCACGTCGTCGGCATAATTTCGGTATCCAACTAAATTTTGCCCTCTTAGAAGCATTTGGATTTTGGTATTTTTTAATTTTTCTCTTATAGTTTTTAGCCTTTGCCATGGATCTTCGTTGAGGTATCTTACGCATGAATCGTACGTGGCTCCACCCCATACTTCCATCGAATAATATCCAACTTGATCGAAGTCTATTAATTGATCTTCAAAATCTTCCATTTTTAATCTCGTTGCGATTAAAGATTGTTGACCATCTCTTAAAGTTGTATCGACTATAAATGGTTTTTTATTCATCTTTTTCACTCCTTTTGTAGAAATTTTTCTTGAATACCTTTAATATGGGAAGCCCTATAATATACGTTGCAACAGCTTCTCCAACTCCTACCCAAAGTACAGAAAAGAAATATGGTACTCCATACAATGGAGCTAAATAAGCGGACACCCCAAAGGCGTTAATCAATATAGGAGGGAGAGGAGCTAAATACTCATTTGGCATTTTCCAAGTTATAACTCCCGCTATCAAGGTCAATGAACTTCCAAACCAGATATCCCAAGCACCCAAACCACCTATTATATTGGCCAACAACGCACCTACATAGATGCCGGGAATGAATGCAGGATCAAGAAAAGGCAGAATTACAAAGGCTTCTGCAATTCGAACCTGTATAGGGCCGAAACTGATAGGTTGAAAGATTATACAAAGAACAACATATAATGCAGCAATTAAAGAGGCTCTAACGACTCTTATTGAATTCATGTTTCCCTCCTGAATGAAAAATTTGGTAAAGTGTTAAAACTTTACCAGGTTATTTTTAACTTAAAGTCTTTATTGATTTAAAAGTTGGTCTATGTTTTCGAGTATTTGCTGCCTTTGATTTACCCTCTCTTTATCAAGGCTTTCTGTATTTAATGAATTCAAGGTATCTTTGATTGTTTCCAAATCTTTCCTTACCGATTCAATGTCACCCGTTGAATTATAGTAGTTTAAAATGTAGGAATAAACTGTTGAATAATAGTCAAAAGCTACATTAGGATCGTCAGGTTTAACTTGGTATAGTCTTCCTATAATCTCTATGGAATCTGGATTCATTTCTCTTAAGGTTAAAAGAGAACTTTCCAGTGCGATGTTCATTTGTTCAATATCGCTATATAATTTATCATATTCGCTTTGGATTTCTTGCTGTGTGAAGATCCCGTAGGTGTCTTGTAAATGAGCTAGTTCACTTAAAGCAAATTCTTTTTGTGCCGCTTCATTACGAAGGTCTGTTGATTCGACGGTGCCTTTGAGCTGACGATAATGCTCTATCTGATTATTTATTTCATCCTTGCTGTATTCAAGAAACTCTGGGTATGATTGAGCTATATTCGAATAACTCTCAAGGTCATTTTTTTGAGAAATTTTCATAGGAAGTAGGTTTTCAACAGTGAAAATATAAGAGACATACCACTCTTCAGGTAACTCATTATCGTTTAATATTGTATTACGGTACTTTTTTTCAACATTTCCTAAGTCATCATAAGATTGAGCTTTATAAATATCATATGCTATTTCTAAGGGTTTGTATGAAGTTACAAAGTCATAATTAGACATATATGGATCGTACCAATTGGTAATCTGGTAGTCCACGTAGTTGGTAGTTAATTTATTTCTTATATCGTTGTCCAGTAATAATTCCTCCGGGGATTCATATATCTTTTTGTCTTCGATTCGCACTATCTGGTACCCCAAGGAAGAACTTATTGGACCAATTATTTCACCAGGAGCTGAAGATAATGACGCTTCAATTATGTTTTCATAAATATCTCCACGTTTTACCCATCCTACCAAGCCACCAACTGAAGCAGTTTGAGTGTCTAAAGAGTTTTCTGAAGCTGCTTGAGTGAAAGAGATCTTATTTTGCAATATTTCAGACTTAATGCTATTGGCTGTGTTTTCATCTGCAGTTACAATCCGACTGATTTTAACTTCGTCAAATT contains:
- a CDS encoding ABC transporter permease subunit, which gives rise to MNKFTTFLIWIFIGVMNALLVWAILLLFILANYGLAVVISIFLVLTDWAIFSKKAYPYRYTLPALLFLFILTIYPIYYTIDTSFTNYGTGHLFTRTNAIDTLLTDPTYYFEPENPKTYDFKVFVRYDEQYKPTEDFLLLLYDEKNMYLSEKPVTLEYDSRGNLIYAESELFPVERDQITVNNATYKIIRPTESLGTSGNDSIMAIEKDGEIRYTYFYSPVDPLTSTNSAFYNSVLRQNYLKSLNLVLKGQNFRLSSSTIFKKFSEAYRVYDTSVKAIVDGEREIYKTVLVNTLTNKELVERDFAFWDYNENGELYRLIGYKDYIGGENFAKIITDPRISGPFFKIFGWNFAYAGLSVLFTFVVGLAFALVLNDVNLKGKVVYRTLLIIPWAIPAFISVLVWRNGFFNETYGVINKFLMGSLGIESVKWLNDPFWAKVAILITNTWLGFPYMMTISLGALQSIPGELYEAAVIDGATRWKQFKQITLPLLMVAVAPLLVMSFAFNFNNFTLIYLLTGGGPAMAGTSTPAGSTDILISYVYKLAFEGSHGQDFGFASAISMIIFAIIAVFSYFNFRFSGSFEEVSR
- a CDS encoding sugar ABC transporter substrate-binding protein, with product MKKGLILTLVMLVGALSLFSQKLTVWSSEKQVDFMKRIGQEFTRDTGIVVEVQMVNFGDIKSKFLTAAQAGEGPDIIVGANDWVGELALNGLLEPIPKSAIELDKFAPSGIQAFTYEGKLYGLPYAIEAVGLLYNRDYVSDDEVPTNIDELMALAKELTTDETVGFAVVPNDFYQTYGFFSGYGAYVFGYDPQTGYDITDIGLNNEGAIKTGYLLKSFFDEGIMPQGMGYTIMDSMFTDGLIAMMINGPWSVKTYINAGIDFGVVPLTSIEVEPGKPMRPFVGSQGMMINSRSENKAFAMEFVINYLATAEGIYQFYIADPRGPSRLDVAKIVDEQGGPVPGDMVAAFTESAAGGIPMPNIPAMQSVWQPMSDALNNIINGTQTPEDALNDAVSKIKAALKL
- a CDS encoding pyruvate carboxylase subunit B; this translates as MNKKPFIVDTTLRDGQQSLIATRLKMEDFEDQLIDFDQVGYYSMEVWGGATYDSCVRYLNEDPWQRLKTIREKLKNTKIQMLLRGQNLVGYRNYADDVVELFVNKVADYKMDIIRVFDALNDIRNLEKSIEVAKRRNIHVQGAICYTISPVHNLQYYLNYTKELIERGVDSIVIKDMAGLLKPKDAYDLVKEIKKKFDIPVDIHSHATTGLASMAYFAAVEAGADILDLALSPFANGTSEPAIEPFVYTYDLDVNTKTIMRLVDHFWKVRSKYSEYDVKMESIDARILNAQIPGGMLSNLISQLKLQKAEDKLNDVLQEVPRVRKDLGYPPLVTPTSQIVGVQAVLNVLTGKRYSMITNEVKNYLKGLYGKPPAPVDKELYKLALDNEKPIDHKPADDLEPELEKAKKEIGILAQNEEDLLTYVLFKEVGKKFLKNKYVRSLNIDLNLAESFQKEDTVIYPI
- a CDS encoding QueT transporter family protein — protein: MNSIRVVRASLIAALYVVLCIIFQPISFGPIQVRIAEAFVILPFLDPAFIPGIYVGALLANIIGGLGAWDIWFGSSLTLIAGVITWKMPNEYLAPLPPILINAFGVSAYLAPLYGVPYFFSVLWVGVGEAVATYIIGLPILKVFKKNFYKRSEKDE
- a CDS encoding peptidylprolyl isomerase → MKKLLVVLGILVVLSVSIFSESVAYLTSQDGQQIYESYFLELDQLMGEYHNTLLNILSQNPQYDQYFNKPIDLISITDVLIEYKAMEKFLNDNGITLDAAKISQETDRMYNQYIGSENTRQIFLQFFEKEEYFRGFINSLVYRNEVINELRNYFSNFSEEELSTYVSNNFENFKSQFDEVKISRIVTADENTANSIKSEILQNKISFTQAASENSLDTQTASVGGLVGWVKRGDIYENIIEASLSSAPGEIIGPISSSLGYQIVRIEDKKIYESPEELLLDNDIRNKLTTNYVDYQITNWYDPYMSNYDFVTSYKPLEIAYDIYKAQSYDDLGNVEKKYRNTILNDNELPEEWYVSYIFTVENLLPMKISQKNDLESYSNIAQSYPEFLEYSKDEINNQIEHYRQLKGTVESTDLRNEAAQKEFALSELAHLQDTYGIFTQQEIQSEYDKLYSDIEQMNIALESSLLTLREMNPDSIEIIGRLYQVKPDDPNVAFDYYSTVYSYILNYYNSTGDIESVRKDLETIKDTLNSLNTESLDKERVNQRQQILENIDQLLNQ